One stretch of Toxoplasma gondii ME49 chromosome XI, whole genome shotgun sequence DNA includes these proteins:
- a CDS encoding hypothetical protein (encoded by transcript TGME49_312590), whose product MASSSQRIAARPAPAFWTFQQSDGHENVFFPGHVLPNSGTCTAFRPTPGVHGVLVDAGASASGNPYVASFASFLPKETVLSAAAHQTKDCSPDMPFSSAGGGGVVVGKQLAASSPHAPIVNKSFASVSPQPFYPPPVSSPGAQLNCTDSLQTGCCLLRPLPATSQSSVSSFRQPFSPAQPHVSSPSFPRGSLVQDSQVPTICDLRPCTDTPKFPRSSHPPAPTQARLSAPETLSVSDPRHGVEGGPRASWEASFLSSEGGFAFSTPFRTPQSLGGDEHRHSSSSVQGIPNAPLATEGPVGSERLSETGNQAADTLFFVSPTLTTPSLTAVVAGPSAVASPGAPRRLGQFPSPSPPVSQETFSVPRIAAVSPQRPQSLGTFESTQLWGPQFLREAAPLVSRAPNAGDPAPGVGTPRVALGQGLAPGSAWPARDGQKAQGRESPKNAFHSKAGNELRPETLSAQSLNPPNLLWQPASGSPEPRILWPQASVQNFGVADSPGSQLEPEERHRLHAVQHLVRQTQELIADTERRLSSGWRTLEGAGVGQTSAQIDPQSVGGDNSHEEERSGKSAASGSGRVQPQCLPTAPDSQTGAWTSLNGLHVLEPSFSQSSRQTFGEQARVSQGTELRPGWTDSRKCGEPAAQSLEEPHTHRYEDRFEDNSCRAFAVDGVEGEKTQRQTWGQESLAAVEPTGDRLQSRSYRGREEGATATAETTRSVSVASSVASEEEESDGDRNRLRLLRARRLVGDCRRFGSSESHLGFFNSSSSLHSGGSHFSDIRQQSAALLSAVALASPSSKISPSLSRAPASRKGSDSFEGVGRGVHAQSAPHAPASCTYTRSAGSGSGVGGSQSSHSSSRVCGREAQQCSGFRPGEKPGSRRAVCRGLQTHAPEPLRRAGAPVENMGVSIAGRRTPSENADFFRDREAGNRRLAARSEKLAGVQRDGTVSGESNQRGETKRAGLPNPERRGSPRGRLHATLWKRESSDSSRDESWTASVPATRGEVPDRGRDASTSQNLSTSQSLSVSRGLSQRSVSPESRLGSSGGRSRRFLAQERRPQMQRSASRSLSRACLSEDGGVDATMQDGSSQSFAASGVTREPRKLNKPLAGFARRGLASRTAAGHSPSAVSSRSSNGSRKGDSEERGGFEAATGRARRPLGAVHSSLGGAGAVRYLTHEELQPFDEPPCMKAIEETVLPRLGVEVTKGDWTEQIETLDTIRRLAKFHFAVFTQDVLRQVVGGILAWLASPRSTVAKNACLALSDLFLFGRKKMDPCVLEVVELCMKKCCQSNEFLNEAVRSVLFTVCQFASESRVLHAFLHCIPPCKQPGAKSTAASCLALLFQRTSEQAARGSELSQSVKLLLNMATEASPDVRVAARVALTMLHRTVDAATLRRVCGSLEARNKMDGFVSRTTNREVEDVMKNVEASVPAAGGCASLASSLSSVPDDSRSRGRGHSGGSGGYRPLLLGHMKP is encoded by the exons AtggcttcttcgtctcagAGAATCGCCGCTCGCCCTGCGCCTGCCTTCTGGACTTTCCAACAGAGCGACGGCCATGAAAAcgtcttttttccaggacaTGTTTTGCCGAATTCAGGAACATGCACTGCCTTTAGACCGACGCCAGGTGTCCACGGCGTTCTCGTGGACGCtggcgcgtctgcttctggaAACCCGTACGTggcttccttcgcctcgttTCTCCCTAAGGAGACAGTGCTGTCTGCGGCTGCTCATCAGACAAAGGACTGCTCTCCCGATatgcctttctcgtctgcaggTGGGGGCGGTGTCGTGGTCGGTAAACAGCTggccgcttcttcgccgcaTGCACCCATCGTCAACAAATCCTTCGCCTCCGTGTCGCCACAGCCTTTCTATCCaccgcctgtctcttctcccggcGCGCAGCTCAACTGTACAGATTCCCTTCAAACTGGGTGCTGCCTGCTACGTCCGCTACCGGCGACCAGCCAGTCGTCTGTGAGTTCATTCCGCCAGCCTTTCTCCCCAGCGCAGCCGCATGTTTCCTCGCCCTCTTTCCCCAGAGGGAGTCTTGTCCAGGATTCACAGGTCCCCACGATCTGTGACCTCAGAccgtgtacagacactccaAAGTTTCCGCGATCCTCGCACCCGCCTGCCCCCACGCAGGCGCGTCTCAGCGCTCCGGAAacgctttctgtctccgatCCGCGTCACGGCGTGGAAGGGGGTCCGCGAGCTTCCTGGgaagcttcttttctttcgagcGAAGGTGggttcgccttctcgactCCTTTCCGTACTCCACAGTCTCTCGGTGGCGACGAGCATCGGCACTCTTCATCGTCAGTGCAGGGCATCCCTAACGCACCCCTCGCAACTGAAGGCCCAGTTGGGAGCGAGAGGCTCTCGGAGACCGGCAACCAAGCTGCTGACACTCTGTTCTTTGTGTCGCCGACGCTGACCACGCCCTCGCTGACCGCCGTGGTCGCGGGACCTTCGGCCGTCGCGTCGCCTGGCGCGCCGCGTCGACTCGGCCAGttcccttcgccttctccaccaGTCTCTCAAGAGACGTTTTCGGTTCCGAGAATCGCAGCCGTCTCTCCGCAGCGCCCTCAAAGTCTGGGCACTTTCGAATCCACGCAGTTGTGGGGTCCTCAGTTTCTGCGGGAAGCCGCGCCTCTCGTTTCCAGAGCGCCGAACGCAGGAGACCCTGCGCCGGGTGTAGGTACACCGCGCGTAGCTCTCGGCCAGGGGCTCGCGCCTGGCAGTGCGTGGCCAGCGCGAGACGGACAGAAAGCGCAGGGAAGGGAGTCGCCGAAAAACGCGTTCCACAGCAAAGCCGGAAACGAGCTGCGACCTGAAACTCTCTCTGCGCAATCCCTGAATCCCCCCAACTTGCTCTGGCAACCTGCGTCTGGGTCTCCGGAGCCGCGGATCCTCTGGCCGCAAGCCAGTGTGCAGAACTTCGGAGTTGCGGACTCCCCAGGCTCCCAGCTGGAGCCGGAGGAACGAcatcgtctgcatgcagttcaaCATCTGGTTCGACAAACGCAGGAGTTGATTGCGGATACGGAGCGCCGACTGAGCTCGGGCTGGCGGACCTTGGAAGGCGCAGGAGTCGGTCAGACAAGTGCACAGATAGACCCACAAAGTGTGGGGGGAGACAACTcgcacgaagaagagagaagcgggaaGTCTGCGGCGTCGGGAAGTGGGCGGGTGCAGCCTCAGTGCCTCCCGACTGCGCCGGACAGCCAGACAGGCGCGTGGACTTCGCTGAACGGGCTGCATGTTCTGGAGCCGAGTTTCTCGCAGTCTTCTCGCCAGACTTTCGGGGAGCAGGCGAGAGTAAGTCAGGGCACAGAGCTGCGCCCGGGGTGGACAGACAGCCGAAAATGTGGAGAGCCTGCTGCACAAAGTCTGGAGGAACCACACACACATCGCTACGAGGACCGGTTCGAAGACAATTCGTGCCGAGCATTCGCCGTGGACGGGGttgaaggcgagaaaacacAGCGACAGACATGGGGGCAAGAGAGCCTCGCAGCTGTTGAACCGACCGGAGACCGGTTGCAGAGTCGAAGTTACCGTGGACGCGAAGAGGGCGCCACAGCAACAGCAGAGACAACAAGGAGCGTGAGTGTCGCCTCAAGCGTCGCGTCAGAGGAAGAG GAGTCCGACGGCGACAGGAACCGACTCAGGCTTTTGCGTGCCCGTAGACTGGTGGGGGACTGCAGACGGTTTGGGAGCTCGGAGTCGCACCTCGGCTTCTTCAACTCGTCCAGCTCTCTGCACTCTGGAGGCTCGCATTTCAGCGACATTCGCCAGCAGTCTGCTGCCTTGCTGTCTGCCGttgctctcgcctctccatcCTCTAAAATTtccccttccctctctcgtgCTCCCGCGAGCCGAAAAGGGTCGGACTCTTTCGAGGGTGTCGGCCGCGGCGTCCACGCCCAGTCCGCACCCCACGCTCCGGcgagctgtacgtacacgcGGTCAGCGGGGAGTGGGTCGGGTGTTGGCGGGTCGCAGTCGAGCCACAGTTCTTCGCGAGTTTGTGGCCGCGAAGCCCAGCAGTGCAGCGGCTTTCGCCCTGGAGAGAAACCAGGGTCTCGCCGCGCAGTCTGTCGCGGCCTCCAAACACATGCGCCGGAGCCCCTGAGGCGAGCAGGGGCGCCCGTGGAGAACATGGGAGTGTCGATCGCAGGTCGCAGGACTCCCTCTGAGAACGCCGACTTTTTTCGAGACAGGGAGGCTGGCAACCGAAGACTGGCCGCGCGGTCCGAAAAGCTAGCGGGTGTCCAGCGAGACGGGACTGTCTCTGGAGAGTCCAACCAACGAGGCGAGACGAAGCGCGCCGGGCTCCCAAAccccgagagaagagggagccCTCGAgggcgactgcatgcgacctTGTGGAAGCGCGAATCCTCCGACAGCAGCCGCGACGAAAGCTGGACCGCCTCAGTCCCCGCGACGCGAGGAGAGGTCCCAGACAGAGGCCGCGACGCGTCGACCTCTCAGAATCTGTCAACCTCTCAgagtctttctgtttctcgggGTCTGTCGCAGAGGAGCGTGTCGCCTGAGTCTCGGCTAGGAAGCAGCGGCGGTCGATCGCGGCGCTTCCTCGCGCAAGAGCGAAGGCCACAGATGCAGCGCTCtgcttcgcgttctctttctcgcgcatGTCTCTCGGAAGACGGCGGCGTCGACGCCACCATGCAGGACGGGTCTTCTCAGTCTTTCGCGGCCTCTGGAGTGACTCGGGAGCCGAGAAAGTTGAACAAGCCACTGGCGGGCTTCGCACGCAGAGGCCTGGCCTCCCGCACTGCAGCGGGCCACTCGCCGTCCGCAGTGAGTTCGAGAAGTTCGAATGGATCGCGGAAAGGAGActccgaggagagaggaggcttCGAGGCAGCGACGGGACGCGCCCGGCGCCCTCTTGGCGCTGTTCACTCGAGCCTTGGAGGCGCAGGAGCTGTACGTTATTTGACTCACGAAGAGCTGCAG cccTTTGATGAGCCCCCGTGCATGAAAGCCATTGAAGAAACGGTTTTGCCGCGACTCGGGGTCGAGGTCACCAAGGGCGACTGGACCGAGCAAATTGAAACTTTGGACACCATCCGACGCCTCGCCAAGTTCCACTTCGCTGTCTTTACACAGG ATGTTCTGAGGCAAGTCGTAGGAGGCATTTTGGCGTGGCTCGCGAGTCCGCGGTCGACTGTGGCGAAGAACGCCTGTCTGGCTCTCAGCGACCTTTTCCTTtttggaagaaaaaaaatg GATCCGTGTGTCCTGGAGGTCGTTGAACTATGCATGAAAAAG TGCTGCCAGTCCAACGAATTCCTCAACGAAGCCGTCCGCAGCGTGCTGTTCACCGTTTGCCAGTTCGCGTCGGAGTCGCGCGTTCTCCACGCATTCCTTCACTGCATCCCACCCTG CAAGCAACCAGGTGCCAAATCGACGGCTGCATCCTGCCTGGCTCTTCTGTTCCAGCGAACAAGCGAGCAAGCGGCACGTGGAAGCGAGCTCTCGCAGAGTGTCAAGCTTCTCTTGAAC
- a CDS encoding hypothetical protein (encoded by transcript TGME49_312580) → METLKSLVAFLVLPLCPGRQQAVEGVGRSSLSRCGFTGESSSFSSNSGVDSSSSPSGLRAPRPRANAGVGLVVGGLEPSVEVDAVTDDRGCRCRVNPVGTRALSSMTSRLLSLDGVEGSVSRHSSSSSSSFCACLLCAPPGGSGESCVSPQEKWRRGSSAEGAASASSEASGRSVEASRNYFRSSGVKLVPKGAKPSGKVRENRGRREPAPVYAESADAPGQDVHRKSLGRSCSTALTSSASSSWVPLGSAERQFHSNNRTKAGSFRDARPQWKGVNESPLFYAATLEAAALDCSLQGLNPEQERVRARVRLPDLGADSLDYPLPPAILYQSHAAETLDPALVGLQRPVLPKRDVGFEQQSKERRDQALKIPLTPRSVMALPLSERKKFLYNMLCCFCVELSDGVSFRQLTATREYVLAHCRLSPDLKILQVDIRNGRVLEFPVDQIQAVYTLSRRQTPVLSGSACTRGMEQPAKNEEQTSDGRNTEISSAAKPRRNRDNGWMEGEDSSEEDVPSHHADDWDNSSSGRSECRSYSDEDVCSAGWKASFRRSLDSASLTSSQSVASSALPSKATFLPPLDLTLLTRRDSQQRGSLCAPVVVPSTPTYAKVPASRRDRWMGHEEREEPPQFIVVLDFASRKLAFVFGDRAQAGTFELGFALLAKASHQHPLSTLASIAAAADNFPYTPRAARAILHALAGTKDPASGLADPGEVTNFTRPGRTADGSGVHTGDGDCEREASSADDAVAWLTDSQAAAAVEAAAAALTAVEDVSVRNWGKTHAVKENEGSATHVESTGVDSKNYRGAQTAGRSVNVDGAVDVSGGETNGAGEREEKFMSGQKAPGEGGERNDFETSSKVNVDGSAAHSPTGRKPLRVICSDGREEIMSLRTRGNSEVAGDGIVQVRHCKKG, encoded by the exons ATGGAGACTCTGAAATCTCTCGTTGCTTTTCTTGTCCTCCCGCTGTGTCCCGGACGGCAGCAGGCCGTCGAGGGCGTCGGAAgatcctcgctgtctcgttGTGGCTTTACTGG CGAAAGTTCCAGCTTCTCCTCGAACTCGGGAGTGgactcttcgtcctctccatCTGGCCTGCGTGCACCGCGACCTCGCGCTAACGCAGGCGTCGGCCTTGTGGTGGGGGGTCTCGAGCCTTCTGTCGAGGTGGATGCGGTGACAGACGACAGAGGGTGTCGCTGTCGTGTGAATCCTGTGGGGACCAGAGCGCTGTCGAGTATGACGTCTCGGCTGCTGTCGCTGGACGGAGTTGAGGGCTCGGTTTCGCGCCATTCGTCTTCATCCAGTTCTTCGTTCTGCGCGTGTCTGCTCTGTGCTCCTCCGGGCGGTTCTGGGGAAAGCTGTGTTTCCCCGCAGGAGAAGTGGAGGCGAGGTTCTTCTGCAGAAGGCGCCGCGTCAGCGTCGTCCGAAGCGTCAGGGCGGTCTGTCGAGGCCTCTCGAAACTACTTCCGCTCGTCGGGCGTTAAATTGGTGCCGAAGGGCGCAAAGCCGTCGGGGAAAGttcgagaaaacagagggagacgcgaacCTGCCCCGGTGTACGCCGAGAGTGCAGACGCGCCTGGGCAGGATGTGCACCGCAAGAGTCTCGGCCGGTCGTGCTCCACGGCGTTgacgtcttctgcgtcgtcttcctggGTGCCTCTGGGCTCTGCAGAACGGCAGTTTCACTCAAACAACAGAACGAAGGCTGGGAGTTTCCGCGATGCGCGCCCTCAGTGGAAAGGTGTGAACGAGTCTCCTTTGTTCTACGCCGCAACACTCGAGGCCGCTGCCTTGGACTGCTCTCTCCAAGGTCTCAACCCTGAACAGGAGCGCGTGAGGGCGCGCGTCCGCCTTCCGGACTTGGGCGCAGACTCCCTGGACTATCCTCTTCCGCCTGCAATTCTTTACCAGAGCCACGCAGCGGAGACGCTCGATCCCGCTCTCGTCGGCCTCCAGCGTCCCGTCCTGCCCAAGAGAGACGTCGGTTTCGAGCAGCAAAGCAAAGAACGTCGCGATCAGGCTCTGAAAATCCCTCTCACTCCTCGATCCGTCATGGCGCTCCCACTCtctgagaggaagaaattCCTCTACAACAtgctctgctgcttctgcgtcgaaCTGTCGGACG GCGTCTCCTTCCGGCAGTTGACGGCTACTCGCGAATATGTACTTGCGCactgtcgcctgtctcccgATTTGAAAATTCTTCAAGTGGACATCCGGAACGGGCGCGTTCTCGAGTTTCCGGTTGACCAAATCCAAGCTGTATATACACTCTCTCGCAGGCAGACCCCGGTCCTGTCtggcagcgcatgcacccgaGGTATGGAGCAGCCGGCGAAGAATGAGGAGCAGACGAGTGACGGCAGAAACACGGAGATTTCGTCTGCtgcgaagccgagaagaaacagagacaacggCTGGATGGAAGGCGAAGACtccagcgaggaagacgtaCCCTCCCATCATGCAGACGACTGGGACAACAGTTCCAGTGGTCGGTCGGAGTGTAGATCTTACAGCGATGAGGATG TTTGCTCGGCGGGCTGGAAAGCGAGTTTCCGGCGATCGCTCGACAGCGCCTCTCTGACGAGTTCACAGAGCGTGGCCTCTTCAGCGCTTCCCTCGAAAGCAACgtttctgccgcctctcgaCTTGACACTGTTGACGCGACGCGACAGCCAACAGCGAGGTAGTCTTTGTGCCCCAGTGGTAGTGCCGTCGACCCCGACGTATGCAAAAGTTCCCGCGAGCCGGAGAGACAGGTGGATGGGGCATGAAGAGCGGGAGGAACCTCCTCAGTTCATCGTTGTCCTCGATTTCGCCAGTCGGAAACTCGCGTTTGTCTTCGGCGACCGCGCGCAAGCCGGCACCTTTGAACTCGGCTTCGCTCTCCTTGCCAAGGCG AGCCACCAACATCCGTTGTCGACGCTCGCGTCGATCGCGGCAGCAGCCGACAACTTTCCGTACACTCCGCGAGCAGCTCGTGCGATTCTCCACGCACTGGCCGGCACGAAAGACCCCGCAAGTGGCCTTGCGGATCCCGGCGAGGTCACCAACTTCACGAGACCGGGGCGGACTGCAGACGgctcaggtgtacatacaggCGACGGCGACTGCGAGCGCGAAGCTAGTTCCGCAGACGACGCCGTGGCTTGGCTAACGGATTCGCAAGCTGCGGCTGCGGtggaagcagctgcagcggcgTTGACCGCAGTCGAGGATGTTTCTGTTCGAAACTGGGGAAAAACTCACGCTGTTAAAGAGAATGAGGGAAGCGCAACGCATGTAGAATCGACGGGGGTCGACTCAAAAAACTATCGAGGGGCACAGACAGCCGGACGCAGCGTCAATGTCGACGGCGCGGTTGACGTTTCGGGAGGCGAGACAAACGGCGCCGgtgaacgagaagagaagttcATGTCCGGCCAGAAGGCGCcgggagagggaggagagagaaacgattTTGAGACAAGTAGCAAAGTAAATGTTGACGGGAGTGCCGCGCATTCACCAACAGGGAGAAAACCGTTGAGAGTCATTTGCTCGGATGGTCGGGAAGAAATCATGTCGCTGCGAACACGAGGAAATAGTGAAGTGGCCGGTGATGGCATTGTCCAAGTCAGACACTGCAAGAAAGGGTAG